A single window of Dermacentor albipictus isolate Rhodes 1998 colony chromosome 1, USDA_Dalb.pri_finalv2, whole genome shotgun sequence DNA harbors:
- the Spase25 gene encoding signal peptidase complex subunit 2, producing the protein MVSKASLSRPTARQKRHHSGLTTMASKRAQDTGDTSSAEKEAEKPVKIDKWDGSAVRNALDDAVKKVLTEKYGYVENHRLTDGRLAICSIAVGAAMFALLWDFLYPFPESRTVLIACVLSYFFLMGVLTLYTTFLEKGIFLVALQKDKTGFDPDSVWTVSSSLKRFDHMYHLQIHYKDGKTKKTREAKLEKSIASWFDENGTLVSDLFDPEVCKLHNSLLSEKKEK; encoded by the exons ATGGTGTCGAAG GCATCGCTTTCGCGGCCGACGGCTCGTCAGAAGCGTCATCATTCCGGACTGACTACCATGGCGTCCAAGCGTGCGCAAGATACCGGTGACACGTCAAGCGCCGAGAAAGAGGCTGAGAAGCCTGTCAAAATTGACAAGTGGGACGGGTCTGCTGTGCGAAATGCCCTAGACGACGCAGTGAAGAAGGTACTGACTGAAAAGTATGGCTACGTGGAAAACCACAGGCTGACCGACGGCCGACTGGCCATCTGTAGCATCGCTGTTGGAGCTGCGATGTTTGCGCTCTTGTGGGACTTTTTGTACCCGTTTCCCGAGTCGAGAACGGTCCTCATTGCCTGCGTGCTCTCCTACTTCTTTCTCATGGGCGTCCTGACGCTGTACACCACTTTCCTTGAGAAAGGCATCTTCCTCGTGGCGCTGCAAAAAGATAAAACCGGCTTCGACCCCGACAGTGTCTGGACGGTGAGTTCGTCGCTGAAGCGCTTCGACCACATGTATCACCTCCAGATTCATTACAAGGACGGAAAGACGAAAAAGACGCGCGAGGCCAAACTTGAGAAGTCCATCGCCAGCTGGTTCGACGAAAACGGCACCCTGGTCAGCGACCTCTTCGATCCTGAGGTGTGCAAGCTACACAACAGTCTGCTGAGCGAGAAGAAGGAGAAGTGA